A region from the Corylus avellana chromosome ca7, CavTom2PMs-1.0 genome encodes:
- the LOC132188166 gene encoding L-type lectin-domain containing receptor kinase S.4-like isoform X2 translates to MAEKTMISICVFLLLLNLVKPADVATSLLDEFSGGFSAAGNNLTLEGVAAVENNGVLQLTDYNSTMVLGHAFYSHPIKFKNSSGEVMSFSTTFAFVIIPQPWRQGGDGLAFAISPVKGLPGGKPGEFIGLFNASNNGNFSNHILAIEFDTYMNQEYNETDDNHVAVDINSIISKKSAPVVQFKGNDANGVRLNLTSGQVIQAWIDYNSPTNQLDVRVATDSAKPTSILLSSKVNLSQILYESMYIGFSASIGLVTSSHYILGWSFNMNGEAKSLNLDKLPKPQLPGTATGTKKSRTGLIVGVSLLSGALAVILLAALTFYIVRRIKNADVVEDWENDIGPHRFPYEELKKATRGFKEKELLGSGGFGRVYKGTLPNSDTQVAVKRIPQDSKRGLQAFISEVATVGRLRHRNLVQLLGWCRRETDLLLVYEFMPNGSLDKHLFDEPRSILSWEQRFKIIKGVASGLLYLHEEWEKAVVHRDIKAGNVLLDSEFNARLSDFGLAKLYEHGSNPSTTRVVGTLGYMAPELTRTSKPTTGSDVYAFGALLLEVVCGRRPINPTASSEELMLVGWVWENWAVGAVLDVVDPRMEGKFDEDEAVLVLKLGLICSNDDAEARPTMRLVVRYLEGELALREEVAMPYQKKRRASAVEFEDYTQSFPTTSSVYDIDGTNTTSTGEVAMVATNFIHAEDHHSQEAPILQNQYPPLDHSIS, encoded by the coding sequence ATGGCAGAAAAAACCATGATCTCTATCTGTGTTTTCCTTCTCCTCCTAAATCTAGTAAAGCCAGCTGATGTAGCTACATCCTTGTTGGACGAGTTCAGCGGCGGGTTCAGTGCTGCAGGCAACAACTTGACCTTAGAAGGCGTTGCAGCGGTTGAGAACAATGGCGTACTTCAGCTAACAGACTACAACTCGACCATGGTACTCGGCCACGCGTTTTATTCACACCcaatcaaattcaaaaactcCAGCGGCGAAGTCATGTCCTTCTCCACCACCTTCGCTTTCGTTATAATCCCCCAGCCATGGAGACAAGGCGGCGATGGTCTGGCTTTCGCAATCTCTCCCGTAAAAGGGCTTCCTGGGGGTAAACCAGGCGAATTTATTGGCCTCTTCAACGCCAGCAATAATGGGAACTTCTCGAACCATATCTTAGCGATCGAATTCGACACTTACATGAACCAGGAGTACAATGAAACCGATGACAACCATGTCGCCGTCGACATCAATAGCATAATATCCAAAAAATCTGCTCCGGTCGTGCAATTTAAGGGTAATGATGCGAACGGGGTACGCCTTAATTTGACGAGTGGCCAGGTAATTCAGGCATGGATCGATTATAATTCGCCTACAAATCAATTGGATGTGAGGGTTGCGACGGACTCTGCCAAACCCACTTCTATACTTTTGTCCTCTAAAGTTAACCTCTCACAAATTCTTTATGAATCCATGTACATCGGGTTTTCTGCTTCTATTGGTTTAGTCACGAGCTCGCACTATATCCTGGGTTGGAGCTTCAACATGAATGGAGAAGctaaatctctcaatttagatAAACTTCCTAAGCCACAGCTCCCCGGTACTGCCACTGGGACCAAAAAGAGTCGGACAGGCCTAATTGTTGGCGTCTCACTACTTTCAGGTGCTTTGGCTGTGATTTTGCTTGCTGCTTTGACGTTTTACATCGTCAGGAGGATCAAGAACGCTGATGTGGTTGAGGACTGGGAGAATGATATTGGTCCGCATAGATTTCCTTATGAGGAGCTGAAGAAAGCAACAAGGGGTTTCAAAGAGAAAGAGCTACTTGGGTCTGGTGGGTTCGGTCGAGTTTACAAAGGAACTCTTCCAAACTCTGACACCCAAGTTGCTGTCAAGCGTATTCCCCAGGATTCTAAACGGGGTTTGCAAGCGTTCATATCGGAGGTTGCTACTGTTGGTCGTCTGCGTCATAGAAATTTGGTTCAATTATTGGGTTGGTGTCGTCGGGAAACTGATCTGCTACTTGTGTATGAATTCATGCCAAATGGAAGCTTGGATAAGCATCTGTTTGATGAGCCCAGATCAATCCTGAGCTGGGAACAAAGGTTCAAGATCATCAAAGGAGTGGCTTCAGGGCTTCTATACTTACACGAGGAGTGGGAAAAAGCTGTAGTTCACAGAGACATCAAGGCCGGAAATGTTTTATTGGATTCTGAGTTTAATGCAAGGCTGAGCGATTTTGGTCTTGCGAAGCTATACGAGCACGGCTCGAACCCAAGCACCACCAGGGTGGTGGGCACGCTTGGTTATATGGCCCCTGAGCTGACGCGGACAAGCAAGCCTACGACCGGGTCGGATGTGTATGCCTTTGGCGCTTTGTTGCTGGAAGTGGTTTGCGGTAGAAGACCCATTAATCCTACAGCATCGTCTGAGGAGCTGATGCTGGTGGGCTGGGTTTGGGAGAATTGGGCGGTAGGAGCAGTGCTTGATGTTGTAGACCCAAGGATGGAGGGAAAGTTTGATGAGGATGAGGCTGTTTTGGTGCTCAAACTGGGCTTAATTTGTTCAAATGATGACGCCGAGGCACGCCCAACGATGAGGCTGGTGGTGAGGTACTTGGAGGGCGAGTTGGCGCTGCGGGAGGAGGTGGCGATGCCATATCAGAAAAAACGTCGTGCTTCTGCTGTTGAATTTGAGGATTATACGCAATCCTTCCCGACTACGTCGTCGGTGTATGACATTGATG
- the LOC132188166 gene encoding L-type lectin-domain containing receptor kinase S.4-like isoform X1, producing MAEKTMISICVFLLLLNLVKPADVATSLLDEFSGGFSAAGNNLTLEGVAAVENNGVLQLTDYNSTMVLGHAFYSHPIKFKNSSGEVMSFSTTFAFVIIPQPWRQGGDGLAFAISPVKGLPGGKPGEFIGLFNASNNGNFSNHILAIEFDTYMNQEYNETDDNHVAVDINSIISKKSAPVVQFKGNDANGVRLNLTSGQVIQAWIDYNSPTNQLDVRVATDSAKPTSILLSSKVNLSQILYESMYIGFSASIGLVTSSHYILGWSFNMNGEAKSLNLDKLPKPQLPGTATGTKKSRTGLIVGVSLLSGALAVILLAALTFYIVRRIKNADVVEDWENDIGPHRFPYEELKKATRGFKEKELLGSGGFGRVYKGTLPNSDTQVAVKRIPQDSKRGLQAFISEVATVGRLRHRNLVQLLGWCRRETDLLLVYEFMPNGSLDKHLFDEPRSILSWEQRFKIIKGVASGLLYLHEEWEKAVVHRDIKAGNVLLDSEFNARLSDFGLAKLYEHGSNPSTTRVVGTLGYMAPELTRTSKPTTGSDVYAFGALLLEVVCGRRPINPTASSEELMLVGWVWENWAVGAVLDVVDPRMEGKFDEDEAVLVLKLGLICSNDDAEARPTMRLVVRYLEGELALREEVAMPYQKKRRASAVEFEDYTQSFPTTSSVYDIDAGTNTTSTGEVAMVATNFIHAEDHHSQEAPILQNQYPPLDHSIS from the coding sequence ATGGCAGAAAAAACCATGATCTCTATCTGTGTTTTCCTTCTCCTCCTAAATCTAGTAAAGCCAGCTGATGTAGCTACATCCTTGTTGGACGAGTTCAGCGGCGGGTTCAGTGCTGCAGGCAACAACTTGACCTTAGAAGGCGTTGCAGCGGTTGAGAACAATGGCGTACTTCAGCTAACAGACTACAACTCGACCATGGTACTCGGCCACGCGTTTTATTCACACCcaatcaaattcaaaaactcCAGCGGCGAAGTCATGTCCTTCTCCACCACCTTCGCTTTCGTTATAATCCCCCAGCCATGGAGACAAGGCGGCGATGGTCTGGCTTTCGCAATCTCTCCCGTAAAAGGGCTTCCTGGGGGTAAACCAGGCGAATTTATTGGCCTCTTCAACGCCAGCAATAATGGGAACTTCTCGAACCATATCTTAGCGATCGAATTCGACACTTACATGAACCAGGAGTACAATGAAACCGATGACAACCATGTCGCCGTCGACATCAATAGCATAATATCCAAAAAATCTGCTCCGGTCGTGCAATTTAAGGGTAATGATGCGAACGGGGTACGCCTTAATTTGACGAGTGGCCAGGTAATTCAGGCATGGATCGATTATAATTCGCCTACAAATCAATTGGATGTGAGGGTTGCGACGGACTCTGCCAAACCCACTTCTATACTTTTGTCCTCTAAAGTTAACCTCTCACAAATTCTTTATGAATCCATGTACATCGGGTTTTCTGCTTCTATTGGTTTAGTCACGAGCTCGCACTATATCCTGGGTTGGAGCTTCAACATGAATGGAGAAGctaaatctctcaatttagatAAACTTCCTAAGCCACAGCTCCCCGGTACTGCCACTGGGACCAAAAAGAGTCGGACAGGCCTAATTGTTGGCGTCTCACTACTTTCAGGTGCTTTGGCTGTGATTTTGCTTGCTGCTTTGACGTTTTACATCGTCAGGAGGATCAAGAACGCTGATGTGGTTGAGGACTGGGAGAATGATATTGGTCCGCATAGATTTCCTTATGAGGAGCTGAAGAAAGCAACAAGGGGTTTCAAAGAGAAAGAGCTACTTGGGTCTGGTGGGTTCGGTCGAGTTTACAAAGGAACTCTTCCAAACTCTGACACCCAAGTTGCTGTCAAGCGTATTCCCCAGGATTCTAAACGGGGTTTGCAAGCGTTCATATCGGAGGTTGCTACTGTTGGTCGTCTGCGTCATAGAAATTTGGTTCAATTATTGGGTTGGTGTCGTCGGGAAACTGATCTGCTACTTGTGTATGAATTCATGCCAAATGGAAGCTTGGATAAGCATCTGTTTGATGAGCCCAGATCAATCCTGAGCTGGGAACAAAGGTTCAAGATCATCAAAGGAGTGGCTTCAGGGCTTCTATACTTACACGAGGAGTGGGAAAAAGCTGTAGTTCACAGAGACATCAAGGCCGGAAATGTTTTATTGGATTCTGAGTTTAATGCAAGGCTGAGCGATTTTGGTCTTGCGAAGCTATACGAGCACGGCTCGAACCCAAGCACCACCAGGGTGGTGGGCACGCTTGGTTATATGGCCCCTGAGCTGACGCGGACAAGCAAGCCTACGACCGGGTCGGATGTGTATGCCTTTGGCGCTTTGTTGCTGGAAGTGGTTTGCGGTAGAAGACCCATTAATCCTACAGCATCGTCTGAGGAGCTGATGCTGGTGGGCTGGGTTTGGGAGAATTGGGCGGTAGGAGCAGTGCTTGATGTTGTAGACCCAAGGATGGAGGGAAAGTTTGATGAGGATGAGGCTGTTTTGGTGCTCAAACTGGGCTTAATTTGTTCAAATGATGACGCCGAGGCACGCCCAACGATGAGGCTGGTGGTGAGGTACTTGGAGGGCGAGTTGGCGCTGCGGGAGGAGGTGGCGATGCCATATCAGAAAAAACGTCGTGCTTCTGCTGTTGAATTTGAGGATTATACGCAATCCTTCCCGACTACGTCGTCGGTGTATGACATTGATG